A part of Gemmatimonadales bacterium genomic DNA contains:
- a CDS encoding OmpA family protein: MMTIAKFTGAALLMASVSGCATKGYVNRQVQAAADTSRAGWTAGDETVRRDLSGQIASVRTDVDGVKRDVTTLQQDLRVLRDSLGARIIAMEGGMQFAFPIRFAFDDATVRPADRAALDRFAQVVSRHYSGSIVTIEGFADPAGTVAYNRRLSQQRADNVRAYLEQAGVSGVTLRAVGMGKTRQLVDGAYGSMPGAEANRRVVFVIEGVPSNTDD; the protein is encoded by the coding sequence ATGATGACGATCGCGAAGTTCACGGGCGCTGCGCTTCTCATGGCATCGGTGAGTGGCTGCGCAACCAAAGGGTACGTCAATCGCCAGGTCCAGGCTGCGGCGGACACCAGCCGTGCGGGGTGGACCGCGGGCGACGAAACGGTGCGCCGTGACCTCTCCGGCCAGATCGCCAGCGTCCGCACCGATGTCGACGGCGTCAAGCGCGACGTCACGACGCTGCAGCAGGATCTCCGAGTGCTCCGCGATTCCCTTGGGGCCCGCATCATCGCTATGGAAGGCGGGATGCAGTTCGCCTTCCCGATTCGGTTTGCCTTCGATGACGCGACGGTCCGCCCGGCTGATCGCGCGGCACTGGACCGCTTCGCACAGGTAGTCTCTCGCCACTACTCCGGGTCCATCGTCACGATCGAGGGCTTTGCCGATCCGGCAGGCACCGTCGCCTACAACCGACGGCTCTCCCAGCAGCGGGCTGATAACGTCCGGGCCTATCTGGAGCAGGCTGGTGTCTCGGGTGTAACCCTGCGGGCAGTCGGGATGGGTAAGACCCGCCAACTGGTCGACGGCGCCTACGGTAGTATGCCCGGTGCTG